A single genomic interval of Bradyrhizobium japonicum USDA 6 harbors:
- a CDS encoding glutathione S-transferase family protein, giving the protein MLTVHHLNNSRSQRVLWLLEELGVPYEIVRYQRQPDMRAPKELRAIHPLGKSPVITDNGNTIAESGAIIEYLIATYGNGRLIPPPNTPERLRFTYWLHYAEGSAMQPLLLKLLFTLMPKRAPALLRPLVRKVSNQALTALVNPQLKQHMDYWEGELGKSEWFAGNEFTAADIQMSFPLEAAQARGGLELGHPKAMAFLERIHARPAYARALEKGGPYQVGR; this is encoded by the coding sequence ATGCTGACCGTTCACCACCTCAACAATTCCCGCTCGCAGCGGGTGCTGTGGCTGCTCGAGGAGTTGGGCGTGCCCTACGAGATCGTGCGCTATCAGCGCCAGCCGGACATGCGCGCGCCGAAGGAGCTGCGCGCCATCCATCCGCTCGGCAAGTCGCCCGTCATCACCGACAACGGCAACACCATCGCCGAGTCAGGCGCGATCATCGAATATCTCATCGCCACCTACGGCAACGGCCGGCTGATTCCGCCGCCGAACACGCCGGAGCGGCTGCGCTTCACCTATTGGCTGCACTATGCGGAGGGCTCGGCGATGCAGCCGCTGCTGCTCAAGCTGCTGTTCACGCTGATGCCGAAGCGCGCACCCGCGCTGCTTCGCCCGCTGGTGCGCAAGGTCTCGAACCAGGCGCTCACCGCGCTGGTCAATCCGCAGCTCAAGCAGCACATGGATTATTGGGAAGGCGAGCTCGGCAAGAGCGAGTGGTTTGCCGGCAACGAGTTCACCGCCGCCGACATCCAGATGAGCTTCCCGCTCGAAGCCGCGCAAGCGCGTGGCGGACTCGAGCTCGGCCACCCCAAGGCGATGGCATTCCTGGAGCGCATCCACGCGCGGCCGGCCTATGCGCGTGCACTGGAAAAGGGCGGGCCGTATCAGGTGGGACGGTAA
- a CDS encoding DUF2239 family protein translates to MQRIFTAFQGHRRLASGPAGEVALVVKRITQPPDEPIIIFEDHTGRSIDFDLRGGDREVLARVSKLVPPPVEETAPPSEPRGRGRPKLGVVAREVTLLPRHWEWLNAQPGGASVALRKLVDEARRVSGDKDRERQARDAAYHFMSTMAGNLPQFEEASRALFADDRRRFTGLIADWPVDVRDHIVKLAYSDRA, encoded by the coding sequence ATGCAACGGATTTTCACGGCCTTCCAGGGTCATCGCCGCCTGGCGTCCGGGCCAGCAGGAGAGGTCGCGCTGGTCGTCAAGCGGATCACGCAGCCGCCGGACGAGCCCATCATCATCTTCGAGGACCACACGGGCCGATCGATCGACTTCGATCTGCGCGGCGGGGATCGCGAGGTGCTGGCGCGGGTGTCGAAGCTTGTCCCGCCGCCGGTCGAGGAGACCGCGCCACCGAGCGAGCCGCGCGGGCGCGGCCGGCCCAAGCTCGGCGTGGTCGCGCGCGAGGTCACGCTGCTCCCGCGCCACTGGGAATGGCTCAACGCGCAACCGGGCGGCGCTTCGGTCGCGTTGCGGAAGCTCGTCGACGAGGCAAGACGCGTAAGCGGCGACAAGGACCGCGAGCGGCAGGCCCGCGATGCGGCCTATCACTTCATGTCGACCATGGCGGGCAATCTGCCGCAGTTCGAGGAAGCTTCACGCGCCCTGTTCGCGGATGACCGGCGGCGCTTCACTGGACTGATCGCCGACTGGCCGGTCGACGTCCGCGACCACATCGTCAAGCTCGCCTACAGCGACCGCGCGTAG
- a CDS encoding MATE family efflux transporter yields MSAPKPLWTTFLRFLAPLVLSNALQSLFGTVSNVYLGQMIGVDALAAVSAFFPVMFFLFAFVMGLSTGATVLIGQAFGAGEHGRIRIVVGTTLTIGLLLSLSVALAGGFFSRQLMTMLATPADILDQASAYARIMLLTMPLGFVFLLMTAMIRGVGDAVTPLLALALSTTIGLMLTPMLIRGTFGIPAAGITSPAWAAAIANAVTLPALAVYLQRKKHALAPDAALLRHLRLNRAVLGKILAIGLPSAVGMVVMAIAELVLLGLVNGFGSDATAAYGAVNQVMGYTQFTAMSISIAVSILGAQAIGGGDRTLLDGIVRTGLMFNIVLTGGLVGLIYLAPRPVLGLFITDSAVLDLAGGLLHIALWSSVPFGLATVFSGAMRAAGVALTPMLLSIFAIVAIELPAAVFLSRAIGLEGVWAAYPIVFCAMLVLQMGYYLAVWRRRAIRRLI; encoded by the coding sequence ATGTCCGCGCCAAAGCCGCTCTGGACGACATTCCTCCGCTTCCTCGCACCGCTGGTGCTGAGCAACGCGCTGCAATCGCTGTTCGGGACCGTCAGCAACGTCTATCTCGGCCAGATGATCGGCGTCGACGCGCTCGCCGCGGTGTCTGCGTTCTTCCCGGTGATGTTCTTCCTGTTCGCCTTCGTCATGGGCCTGAGCACCGGCGCCACCGTGCTGATCGGCCAGGCCTTTGGCGCGGGCGAGCACGGCAGGATCAGAATCGTCGTCGGCACGACGCTCACGATCGGCCTGCTGCTCTCGCTTTCGGTTGCATTGGCCGGCGGCTTCTTCAGCCGGCAATTAATGACGATGCTCGCGACGCCAGCGGACATCCTCGACCAGGCGAGTGCCTATGCACGCATCATGCTGCTCACCATGCCGCTCGGCTTCGTCTTCCTGCTGATGACGGCGATGATCCGCGGCGTCGGCGACGCCGTGACGCCGCTGCTGGCGCTGGCCTTGTCGACCACCATCGGACTGATGCTGACGCCGATGCTGATCCGCGGCACGTTCGGGATACCTGCCGCCGGCATCACCAGTCCGGCCTGGGCGGCCGCGATTGCCAACGCAGTGACTTTGCCCGCGCTGGCCGTCTATCTGCAGCGAAAGAAACATGCGCTGGCACCGGATGCCGCACTGCTGCGTCATCTGCGGCTCAATCGTGCCGTGCTCGGAAAGATCCTCGCCATCGGACTGCCGAGCGCGGTCGGCATGGTGGTGATGGCAATCGCCGAGCTGGTGCTGCTCGGGCTCGTCAACGGCTTTGGATCGGATGCCACCGCCGCATATGGCGCGGTCAACCAGGTGATGGGCTACACGCAGTTCACGGCAATGTCGATTTCGATCGCGGTATCGATCCTCGGCGCACAGGCCATCGGCGGCGGCGACAGGACGCTGCTCGATGGCATCGTGCGCACCGGCCTCATGTTCAACATCGTCCTGACCGGCGGGCTGGTGGGGCTGATCTATCTGGCGCCGCGGCCCGTGCTCGGCCTCTTCATCACCGACAGTGCCGTGCTCGATCTCGCCGGGGGACTGCTTCACATCGCGCTGTGGAGCTCTGTGCCGTTCGGCCTTGCCACCGTGTTTTCCGGAGCCATGCGCGCGGCCGGAGTGGCCTTGACGCCGATGCTGCTCTCGATCTTCGCCATTGTCGCGATCGAGCTGCCGGCCGCGGTGTTCCTGAGCCGCGCGATCGGCCTTGAGGGCGTGTGGGCTGCCTATCCGATCGTGTTCTGCGCCATGTTGGTTTTGCAGATGGGCTATTACCTCGCGGTGTGGCGCAGGCGCGCGATCCGGCGTCTGATCTGA
- a CDS encoding 2-hydroxychromene-2-carboxylate isomerase, which yields MTRTAPQFLFDFGSPNAYLSHLAIPAIEQRIGVKFEYVPILLGGIFKSTNNKSPAETLAGIKNKREFQAVETERFVKRFKVQPYVMNPFFPVNTLNLMRTAIAAQAEGVFEKYVEAAFHHMWREPKKMDDPEVAAKALASSGLDAQKLFARAQEPEVKGKLIKNTDDAVARGAFGSPTFFVGNEMFFGKEQLREVEEMVLEK from the coding sequence TTGACCCGCACAGCCCCGCAATTCCTGTTCGATTTCGGCAGCCCGAACGCCTATCTCAGTCATCTCGCGATCCCGGCGATCGAGCAGCGCATCGGCGTCAAATTCGAGTACGTGCCGATCCTGCTCGGCGGCATCTTCAAGTCGACCAACAACAAGTCACCGGCCGAGACGCTCGCCGGCATCAAGAACAAGCGCGAATTCCAGGCGGTCGAGACCGAGCGCTTCGTCAAGCGCTTCAAGGTCCAGCCCTATGTCATGAATCCGTTCTTCCCGGTCAACACGCTGAACCTGATGCGTACCGCGATCGCGGCACAGGCCGAGGGCGTGTTCGAAAAATATGTCGAGGCCGCCTTCCACCACATGTGGCGCGAGCCGAAGAAGATGGACGACCCGGAAGTCGCAGCGAAGGCGCTGGCGTCCTCCGGCCTCGATGCCCAAAAACTGTTCGCCCGCGCCCAGGAGCCCGAGGTCAAGGGCAAGCTGATCAAGAACACCGACGACGCCGTTGCCCGCGGTGCGTTCGGCTCACCCACCTTCTTCGTCGGTAACGAGATGTTCTTCGGCAAGGAGCAGCTGCGCGAGGTCGAGGAGATGGTGCTGGAGAAGTAG
- the panE gene encoding 2-dehydropantoate 2-reductase gives MRILVVGAGAIGGYFGGRLLQAGRDVTFLVRPRRASELASAGLVIKSPNGDVTLKNPPTVQADALKDKFDVVLLSCKAFDLDDAIKSFAAAVGPDTAIIPMLNGMKHLDTLDEKFGKERVLGGLCAIAATLNEKREVVQLQPMQSLSYGERDGKLSDRVKAIDEAFKSGINGAAASQDIMQDMWEKWVFLSSLAASTSLMRTSVGNILAAPGGRDFLLGMLDETSAIATASGYTPGGPFFERVKGNLTTEGSPMTASMFRDIKAGLPVEADHVIGDLIARADAAKVPVPKLRIAYTHLKAYEKQRAG, from the coding sequence ATGCGTATCCTCGTGGTCGGCGCCGGCGCCATCGGCGGCTATTTTGGTGGCAGGCTGTTACAGGCCGGCCGCGACGTCACCTTCCTGGTCCGGCCGCGCCGCGCCAGCGAGCTCGCGAGCGCCGGCCTCGTCATCAAGAGCCCGAACGGCGATGTGACACTGAAGAATCCGCCGACCGTTCAAGCCGACGCGCTCAAGGACAAGTTCGACGTCGTGCTGTTGAGCTGCAAGGCATTCGACCTCGACGACGCCATCAAGTCGTTCGCGGCCGCCGTCGGCCCTGATACGGCGATCATTCCCATGCTCAACGGCATGAAGCATCTCGACACGCTCGATGAAAAGTTCGGCAAGGAGCGCGTGCTCGGCGGCCTCTGCGCCATCGCGGCGACCCTGAACGAGAAGCGCGAAGTGGTGCAGCTCCAGCCGATGCAGTCGCTCAGTTATGGCGAGCGCGACGGCAAGCTCTCGGACCGGGTCAAGGCGATCGACGAGGCCTTCAAGAGCGGCATCAATGGCGCCGCCGCCAGCCAGGACATCATGCAGGACATGTGGGAGAAGTGGGTGTTCCTGTCTTCGCTCGCCGCAAGCACCAGCCTGATGCGTACCTCCGTCGGCAACATCCTCGCGGCCCCCGGCGGCAGGGACTTTTTGCTCGGCATGCTGGACGAGACCAGCGCAATCGCCACCGCGTCGGGCTACACGCCGGGCGGCCCGTTCTTCGAGCGCGTGAAGGGCAACCTCACCACCGAGGGATCGCCGATGACGGCATCCATGTTCCGCGACATCAAGGCGGGCCTGCCGGTCGAGGCCGATCACGTCATCGGCGATCTCATCGCGCGCGCCGACGCCGCCAAGGTGCCGGTGCCGAAGCTGCGCATCGCGTATACCCATCTGAAGGCGTATGAGAAGCAGCGGGCGGGTTAG
- a CDS encoding c-type cytochrome encodes MRVVRFGILSVTLSLAALAIVRAQAADNAAIQEKAAVCSGCHGENGISQTENIPSLAGQPDQFIQWQLVFFRAGSRKNDQMQPIAEEITNEDIRNFGAYFAQMTPPKAAEDGDPDLSKKGAQVAVGRRCASCHTDSFAGTKAVARLAGQREEYLVKSLHDYKSSQRVGGGGAAMADVAYHMSDEEITAVSHYLAYFK; translated from the coding sequence ATGCGAGTCGTTCGGTTTGGAATTCTGTCTGTGACGCTATCGCTCGCAGCACTTGCAATCGTCCGCGCTCAGGCCGCCGATAACGCCGCGATCCAGGAGAAGGCCGCCGTCTGCTCCGGCTGTCACGGCGAAAACGGCATCTCGCAGACGGAGAACATCCCCTCGCTGGCCGGCCAGCCCGATCAATTCATCCAGTGGCAGCTCGTGTTCTTCCGCGCCGGCTCGCGCAAGAACGACCAGATGCAGCCGATCGCCGAGGAGATCACCAACGAGGACATCCGCAATTTCGGTGCCTATTTTGCGCAGATGACGCCACCGAAGGCCGCGGAAGACGGGGATCCGGATCTGTCGAAAAAAGGCGCGCAAGTTGCCGTCGGCCGCCGCTGCGCCTCGTGCCATACGGATAGCTTCGCCGGCACCAAGGCCGTCGCGCGGCTCGCGGGCCAGCGCGAGGAATATCTGGTCAAGTCGTTGCACGACTACAAGAGCAGCCAGCGCGTCGGCGGCGGTGGCGCTGCGATGGCCGATGTCGCCTATCACATGAGCGATGAGGAAATCACTGCCGTCTCGCACTATCTCGCGTATTTCAAATAG
- a CDS encoding PQQ-dependent sugar dehydrogenase, which yields MKFHRSVFQSVLALAAVALLAGTSAVSAQQQDKNRQLKKYESGTKEFWTHPPDDWFLGDETEAQKGLAPPSGPPTGASEAELAAMMKKIKLPAGFKIEVYAPGVLAARQMAWGDKGTLFVGSFGLGNVYAIKDNNGKKEVKTILKGLNMPTGLAFRDGALYVIAVDKLIRYDNAEANLDKLGDGKVVYDDMPSYAAHGWKYIAVDKEGWFYLPFGPPFNVGVPPTSVSQIRRVDPKTGNAEIYALGVRNSVGGDVDPRTGKFWFTENARDWISDDLPSDKLNMINKIGEHFGYPYCHQGDLPDPKFAMGHKCSEFTPPVLNLGAHVAPLGMKFYTGDQFPAEYKNNILIAEHGSWNRHKYQGGNITRVIVGPDGKNAKKEVFASGWIEGDQGYLGRPNDIILAKDGSILVADDWAGAIYRISYSKK from the coding sequence ATGAAATTCCATCGATCCGTCTTTCAATCCGTCCTGGCGCTTGCAGCGGTTGCCCTTCTCGCGGGGACAAGCGCAGTCAGCGCGCAACAGCAGGACAAGAACCGCCAGCTGAAGAAGTACGAATCCGGCACCAAGGAGTTCTGGACCCATCCGCCGGATGACTGGTTCCTCGGCGACGAGACCGAGGCGCAGAAGGGCCTCGCGCCGCCGTCGGGCCCGCCGACCGGCGCGTCGGAGGCCGAGCTCGCCGCGATGATGAAGAAGATCAAGCTGCCGGCCGGCTTCAAGATCGAAGTCTATGCGCCCGGCGTTCTCGCCGCGCGGCAGATGGCCTGGGGTGACAAGGGCACGCTGTTCGTCGGCTCGTTCGGCCTCGGCAACGTCTATGCCATCAAGGACAACAACGGAAAGAAAGAGGTCAAGACCATCCTGAAGGGGCTGAACATGCCCACCGGTCTCGCCTTTAGGGATGGCGCGCTTTACGTCATCGCGGTCGACAAGCTGATCCGTTACGATAACGCGGAAGCCAATCTCGACAAGCTCGGCGACGGCAAGGTCGTCTATGACGACATGCCCTCCTATGCCGCGCATGGCTGGAAGTACATCGCGGTCGACAAGGAAGGCTGGTTCTACCTGCCGTTCGGCCCGCCCTTCAACGTCGGCGTGCCCCCGACCAGCGTCTCGCAGATCCGCCGCGTCGATCCCAAGACCGGCAACGCCGAAATCTATGCGCTCGGCGTTCGCAACTCGGTCGGCGGCGACGTCGATCCGCGCACCGGCAAGTTCTGGTTCACCGAGAACGCGCGCGACTGGATCAGCGACGATCTGCCCAGCGACAAGCTGAACATGATCAACAAGATCGGCGAGCATTTCGGCTATCCCTATTGCCATCAGGGCGACCTGCCCGATCCGAAGTTCGCGATGGGTCACAAATGCTCCGAGTTCACGCCGCCCGTGCTGAACCTCGGCGCGCATGTCGCTCCGCTCGGCATGAAGTTCTATACCGGCGACCAATTCCCCGCCGAGTACAAGAACAACATCCTGATCGCCGAGCACGGCTCCTGGAATCGCCACAAGTACCAGGGCGGCAATATCACGCGCGTGATCGTCGGCCCCGACGGCAAGAACGCCAAGAAGGAGGTGTTCGCCTCCGGCTGGATCGAGGGCGACCAGGGCTATCTCGGCCGTCCCAACGACATCATCCTCGCCAAGGATGGCTCGATCCTCGTCGCCGACGACTGGGCCGGCGCGATCTATCGCATCAGCTACAGCAAGAAGTAG
- a CDS encoding NAD-dependent epimerase/dehydratase family protein produces the protein MTILVTGSAGHLGEAILRMFRGSAVRGIDLKPSPFTDAVGSIVDPDFVRRQMEGVSAVIHTATLHKPHVATHGKQDFVDTNVTGTLNLLEAAAAAGVSSFVFTSTTSAFGSQLRPEAGQAAVWVTEDLAPVPKNIYGTTKLMAETLCELFFRERGLPVVILRTSRFFPEDDDDPAMRSAYPLDNAQANELLYRRLDIADAVSAHLLAVERAPKIGFARYIISATSPFEPRHLAALARDAAGVVRELYPDCAQLYAARGWRLFPEIDRVYVNDRARRELGWRPEFDFAHVLNSLREGTDFRSTLARAIGSKGYHDTVFDDGPYPVAS, from the coding sequence ATGACAATACTGGTCACGGGCAGCGCAGGCCACCTCGGGGAGGCTATCCTCCGCATGTTTCGCGGTTCCGCCGTGCGTGGGATCGATCTCAAGCCATCGCCCTTCACCGATGCCGTCGGCTCGATCGTCGATCCCGACTTCGTGCGGCGGCAGATGGAGGGCGTCAGCGCCGTCATTCACACCGCGACGCTGCACAAACCGCATGTGGCGACCCACGGCAAGCAGGATTTCGTCGACACCAATGTCACCGGCACGCTCAATCTGCTCGAGGCCGCGGCGGCGGCCGGCGTGAGCAGCTTCGTCTTCACCAGCACCACCAGCGCATTCGGCTCGCAGCTTCGACCCGAGGCCGGACAGGCCGCGGTGTGGGTCACCGAGGACCTGGCGCCGGTGCCGAAGAACATCTACGGCACGACGAAGCTGATGGCGGAGACTCTGTGCGAGCTGTTCTTTCGCGAGCGCGGCCTGCCCGTCGTGATCTTGAGGACCTCGCGCTTCTTCCCTGAGGACGATGACGATCCGGCGATGCGATCGGCCTACCCGCTGGACAATGCGCAGGCCAACGAGCTGCTCTATAGACGGCTGGATATAGCGGACGCGGTGAGCGCCCATCTGCTCGCCGTCGAGCGCGCGCCGAAGATCGGCTTTGCCCGTTACATCATCTCCGCCACCAGCCCGTTCGAGCCCCGTCATCTCGCGGCGCTCGCGCGCGACGCGGCCGGTGTCGTGCGCGAGCTCTACCCGGATTGCGCGCAGCTCTATGCGGCGCGCGGATGGCGGCTATTCCCCGAGATCGACCGCGTCTATGTCAACGACCGCGCGCGGCGCGAGCTGGGCTGGCGGCCCGAATTCGACTTCGCGCACGTCCTGAACAGCCTGCGCGAGGGCACGGATTTTCGCAGCACGCTGGCGCGCGCGATCGGGTCGAAAGGCTATCACGACACCGTATTCGACGACGGACCCTATCCCGTCGCCTCGTAA
- the trxA gene encoding thioredoxin, which produces MTIIDQGNGAAGPAAADLIKDTTTQTFVKDVIEESKRQPVLIDFWAEWCGPCKQLTPVLEKAVKAAKGKVKLVKMNIDQHPAIPGQMGIQSIPAVIAFVNGQPADGFMGAVPESQVNAFIEKVTKGVTAPGEPNIAEILQEAEAVLAEGDAAAAAQIYAEVLQHDSTNIAALAGLAKCYAVSGAMEQAKQTLAMVPESKRNDPAVKAVQTAIDLAEQAEQLGPVAELEQKVAANPLDHQARFDLATALNAQGNRAAATEQLLAIIKRDRKWNDDGARKQLVQFFEAWGGTDDATVEGRKRLSTILFS; this is translated from the coding sequence GTGACGATCATCGACCAGGGTAACGGAGCGGCGGGCCCGGCTGCGGCCGATCTGATCAAGGACACCACCACCCAGACCTTCGTGAAGGACGTCATCGAGGAATCGAAGCGCCAGCCGGTGCTGATCGACTTCTGGGCGGAGTGGTGCGGCCCCTGCAAGCAGCTCACGCCCGTGCTGGAAAAGGCGGTCAAGGCGGCCAAGGGCAAGGTCAAGCTGGTCAAGATGAACATCGACCAGCATCCGGCGATCCCGGGCCAGATGGGCATCCAGTCGATCCCGGCCGTGATCGCCTTCGTCAACGGCCAGCCGGCCGACGGCTTCATGGGCGCAGTGCCGGAGAGCCAGGTCAACGCCTTCATCGAAAAGGTGACCAAGGGCGTGACGGCGCCGGGCGAGCCCAATATCGCCGAGATCCTGCAAGAGGCCGAGGCGGTGCTCGCCGAGGGAGACGCCGCCGCCGCGGCGCAGATCTATGCCGAGGTGCTGCAGCACGATTCGACCAACATCGCGGCCCTTGCCGGACTCGCGAAATGCTACGCCGTCTCCGGCGCGATGGAGCAGGCCAAGCAGACGCTGGCGATGGTGCCGGAATCCAAGCGCAACGACCCCGCCGTGAAGGCCGTGCAGACCGCGATCGATCTCGCCGAGCAGGCGGAGCAATTGGGGCCGGTGGCCGAGCTCGAACAGAAAGTCGCCGCAAACCCGCTCGATCATCAGGCTCGCTTCGACCTTGCGACTGCGCTGAATGCGCAAGGCAACCGGGCGGCGGCGACCGAGCAGTTGCTGGCGATCATCAAGCGCGACCGCAAGTGGAACGACGACGGCGCCCGCAAGCAGCTCGTGCAATTCTTCGAGGCCTGGGGTGGCACGGATGATGCTACCGTCGAGGGACGAAAGCGCTTGTCGACGATCCTGTTTTCGTAA
- a CDS encoding LON peptidase substrate-binding domain-containing protein has protein sequence MPINIEYRGPADLPEIIPVFPLPGALLLPRGQMPLNIFEPRYLSMVDDSLRDGHRLIGMIQPDVAHSPKNSDRPALFRVGCVGRITQLAESGDGRYLLELTGVSRFKVVEELEVLTAYRQCKVDFFTFVDDFTARMGEEEVDREALLTVLADFLKANNLKVDWEGVESAPNEALVNALAMMSPYGPAEKQAMLEAPDLKTRAEILIAVTEMDLAKKRTSGDPPLQ, from the coding sequence ATGCCGATCAATATCGAATATCGCGGCCCCGCCGACCTGCCGGAGATCATTCCGGTATTTCCGCTGCCGGGCGCGCTTTTGCTGCCGCGCGGCCAGATGCCGCTCAACATCTTCGAGCCGCGTTACCTTTCGATGGTCGACGATTCCTTGCGCGACGGCCATCGCCTGATCGGCATGATCCAGCCCGACGTCGCCCACTCGCCGAAGAATTCCGACAGGCCGGCGCTGTTCCGCGTCGGCTGCGTCGGCCGCATCACCCAGCTCGCCGAATCCGGCGACGGCCGCTACCTCCTCGAGCTCACCGGCGTCTCGCGCTTCAAGGTGGTCGAGGAGCTCGAAGTGCTGACCGCCTACCGCCAGTGCAAGGTGGACTTCTTCACCTTCGTCGACGATTTCACCGCGCGCATGGGCGAGGAGGAGGTCGATCGCGAGGCGCTGCTGACCGTGCTGGCGGATTTCTTGAAGGCCAATAATCTCAAGGTCGACTGGGAAGGCGTCGAGAGCGCGCCCAACGAGGCGCTCGTCAACGCGCTGGCGATGATGTCGCCCTATGGCCCCGCGGAAAAGCAGGCCATGCTTGAGGCGCCGGATTTGAAGACCCGCGCCGAAATCCTGATCGCGGTGACCGAGATGGATCTCGCCAAGAAGCGCACCAGCGGCGATCCGCCGCTGCAGTGA
- a CDS encoding cytochrome b/b6 domain-containing protein, giving the protein MIDEAVPEARGVSDRAPADRTASRTVAVWDLPLRLWHWALAASILAAWFTPTVYDTLHRIVGYTVLGLLAFRLVWGLWGSRYSRFRMVGVRLRAAPSYLWNLRRGITGRYIGLNPAGTSMLVALLLSIAVSAITGALSVTVTFFGIWWIEDTHAYASDAVIVLVVVHVLGVVLMGLLQRENLIRAMFTGRKRIRHHN; this is encoded by the coding sequence TTGATCGACGAAGCGGTGCCAGAAGCGCGCGGGGTGTCCGACAGGGCCCCCGCGGATCGAACTGCATCGCGGACCGTCGCTGTCTGGGACCTTCCGTTGCGCCTGTGGCACTGGGCTCTCGCGGCCAGCATTTTGGCCGCGTGGTTCACGCCCACCGTCTACGACACCCTTCACCGCATCGTCGGCTATACGGTGCTCGGGCTTCTCGCCTTCCGTCTGGTGTGGGGTCTTTGGGGAAGCCGCTATTCGCGCTTCCGCATGGTCGGCGTCAGGCTGCGGGCCGCGCCAAGCTATCTCTGGAATCTGCGCCGCGGCATCACCGGCCGCTATATCGGGCTCAATCCGGCCGGCACGTCGATGCTGGTGGCGCTGCTGCTGTCGATCGCCGTCTCGGCCATCACGGGTGCGCTGTCGGTGACCGTGACCTTCTTCGGCATCTGGTGGATCGAGGACACCCATGCCTACGCGTCGGACGCCGTCATCGTGCTGGTCGTGGTGCACGTGCTGGGCGTGGTGCTGATGGGGCTTCTTCAGCGCGAGAACCTGATCCGCGCGATGTTCACCGGCCGCAAGCGCATCCGGCATCACAACTGA
- a CDS encoding PepSY domain-containing protein: MKVIRVVAIALTVGLGMSSAAMADGFKDCTKLDKASWKPASEAEAKAKALGYEVRRSKIEGSCYEVYGVKEGKLYELFYSPEDLSLKKTVAK; encoded by the coding sequence GTGAAGGTCATTCGTGTTGTTGCAATTGCACTGACGGTCGGCTTGGGAATGAGCTCGGCGGCCATGGCCGACGGCTTCAAAGATTGCACCAAGCTCGACAAGGCGTCGTGGAAGCCGGCCAGCGAAGCCGAAGCCAAGGCCAAGGCGCTGGGTTACGAGGTGCGGCGCTCCAAGATCGAAGGCTCGTGCTATGAGGTCTATGGCGTCAAGGAAGGCAAGCTCTACGAGCTGTTCTACAGCCCGGAAGATCTCAGCCTGAAGAAGACGGTTGCCAAGTAA
- a CDS encoding SDR family oxidoreductase: MALTLVTGGTGHLGRDIVDRVVGAGHRVRVLARAPGTRSDVEWAAGDLATGVGLRTALHDVDTVIHAATWSPIARRGGIRPIDFFRSPSAVDVEGTERLLAFGAEAGVRHFLHVSIVGLDEATLPYSRVKLAGERLVRASSLSWSVVRAMPFYYLLDRLLSGLAWLPVWPVPTTRFNPVDTSDVADHVVTCAFDGQRGVRAEIGGPETLDLVLFARQYQDARRLHRKILPIDLSETGARGMGFVVSQGVRGRLTWADWLRRNSPETRSAA, translated from the coding sequence ATGGCGCTGACATTGGTCACCGGAGGCACAGGTCATCTCGGCCGGGATATCGTCGATCGTGTCGTTGGTGCCGGGCATCGCGTCCGAGTGCTTGCGCGCGCACCGGGTACGCGATCGGACGTCGAATGGGCGGCAGGTGATCTCGCCACAGGCGTCGGGTTGCGGACCGCGCTGCATGATGTCGACACTGTTATCCATGCGGCGACCTGGTCGCCGATCGCACGGCGCGGCGGCATCCGTCCGATCGACTTCTTCAGATCGCCTTCGGCGGTCGATGTCGAGGGTACCGAGCGGCTGCTGGCATTCGGTGCGGAAGCCGGGGTGCGGCACTTCCTCCACGTCTCGATCGTCGGTCTCGACGAAGCGACCCTGCCCTATTCGCGGGTCAAGCTCGCCGGCGAACGGCTGGTGCGTGCATCCAGCCTGTCTTGGTCCGTCGTCCGCGCGATGCCGTTCTATTATCTGCTCGACAGGCTGCTTTCGGGCCTCGCCTGGCTTCCGGTGTGGCCGGTGCCGACGACGCGATTCAATCCGGTCGACACGTCCGATGTGGCCGACCACGTCGTCACCTGCGCGTTCGACGGACAGCGCGGCGTGCGCGCGGAGATCGGCGGGCCAGAAACGCTCGATCTGGTCCTCTTCGCCCGCCAGTATCAGGATGCGAGACGACTGCATCGAAAGATCCTGCCGATCGATCTTTCGGAGACAGGGGCGCGCGGCATGGGCTTCGTCGTCAGTCAGGGCGTGCGCGGACGCCTCACCTGGGCGGACTGGCTGCGGCGTAACTCTCCTGAGACGCGAAGTGCGGCCTAA